One genomic segment of Flavobacteriaceae bacterium includes these proteins:
- a CDS encoding cystathionine beta-lyase yields the protein MKFNPADNIQDLQYFGEFGGVNPSISDASTYTFLSAKTMFDTFEGNADGCYLYSRHTSPSNLYLGKALAAMEGTEAANVAASGMGAITSTLMQLCKAEDHIVSGRTTYGGTYAFLKNLAPKFNIQTSFVDIADLHTVEAAITRHTRVLYCESVSNPLLEVANMKGLALLAKKYGLKLVVDNTFSPLSLSPAVLGADIVIHSLTKFINGTSDTVSGVTCASQEFIDSLRNVNDGASMLLGATMDSLRASSVLKNLRTLHIRIKQHSFNANYLANKFEADGLKTVYPGLLSHPSHELYKSIMNEEYGFGGILTIDVGSLEKANELMELMQRKNLGYLAVSLGFYKTLFSASGTSTSSEIPENEQKEMGLSDGLIRFSIGLDNNIERTYQMMKACMIDVGIL from the coding sequence ATGAAATTTAACCCGGCAGATAATATTCAGGATCTACAGTATTTTGGAGAATTTGGAGGCGTAAACCCTTCTATTTCAGATGCATCAACGTATACATTTTTATCGGCGAAAACCATGTTTGATACCTTTGAAGGAAATGCAGACGGATGTTATTTATATTCACGCCACACATCGCCAAGTAATTTATATTTGGGGAAAGCCTTAGCAGCTATGGAAGGAACAGAGGCAGCCAATGTAGCTGCATCGGGAATGGGAGCCATTACATCCACTCTCATGCAGTTATGCAAAGCAGAAGATCATATAGTATCCGGCCGAACCACCTACGGAGGAACCTATGCTTTCTTAAAAAATCTTGCACCAAAATTTAATATACAAACTTCTTTTGTAGATATTGCAGATCTACATACGGTGGAAGCCGCTATTACAAGACATACAAGAGTGCTGTACTGTGAATCCGTGAGCAATCCGCTATTAGAAGTAGCAAATATGAAAGGACTGGCACTCCTTGCAAAAAAATACGGTTTAAAATTGGTAGTCGATAATACGTTTTCACCATTGTCCCTGTCACCGGCAGTATTAGGAGCAGATATTGTGATCCATAGCTTGACAAAATTCATTAACGGAACTTCGGATACGGTGAGTGGGGTTACTTGTGCTTCCCAAGAGTTTATAGACAGTTTAAGAAATGTAAATGACGGTGCAAGTATGTTATTAGGTGCTACCATGGACAGCCTGCGTGCATCCTCGGTTTTAAAAAACTTAAGAACACTGCACATTCGGATAAAACAACATAGCTTTAATGCCAATTACCTGGCGAATAAGTTTGAAGCGGACGGGTTAAAAACGGTCTACCCGGGACTCCTATCCCACCCTTCTCACGAATTATATAAATCAATAATGAATGAAGAATATGGTTTTGGAGGGATCCTCACAATAGATGTTGGTTCTTTGGAGAAAGCAAATGAGTTGATGGAATTAATGCAACGTAAAAATCTGGGGTATCTGGCCGTTAGCCTAGGGTTTTATAAAACATTATTCTCAGCTTCCGGAACATCAACTTCATCGGAAATTCCGGAAAACGAACAAAAAGAAATGGGCCTATCTGATGGATTGATCCGCTTTTCTATTGGTTTGGATAATAATATAGAAAGAACATACCAAATGATGAAAGCATGTATGATTGACGTAGGAATATTATAA
- a CDS encoding IS1595 family transposase, which produces MNLLHFIEQFPDEFSCKSHMKLARSKEGVICKKCQSKKHYWLKSKWMWQCSYCGFRTTLRSGTMMENSNLPIRTWYLAMAFMTFSKKGIFAAELQRQLNHTRYTTIWSLMHRIRSAMGKRDNLYDLEDMIEFDQAYFTVATKESDRQKLKRGRGSQKQSNVAVMAESVPLEDLKTGKQSKQCRYFKMKVLDTHKKEEVNTLIDSNFDDTCIVFSDKSTSYVDIGDYVEVHITEKSNKETTITTLKSVHIAISNAKRTLLGIYHKIKGKYLQNYLDEFCYKLNRHYFAERLFDRLVVAVTHQYWYKSG; this is translated from the coding sequence ATGAATTTACTACATTTTATTGAACAATTTCCAGATGAGTTTTCCTGTAAATCACATATGAAGTTGGCTCGTTCAAAAGAAGGAGTCATTTGCAAAAAATGTCAATCAAAAAAGCACTATTGGTTAAAGTCTAAATGGATGTGGCAATGTTCTTATTGTGGTTTTAGAACTACTCTACGCAGCGGTACTATGATGGAGAACTCCAATTTACCTATTCGTACTTGGTATCTCGCTATGGCATTTATGACTTTTAGTAAAAAAGGTATTTTTGCTGCCGAATTACAACGTCAGCTCAACCATACACGTTATACCACTATATGGTCTCTTATGCACAGAATACGTTCGGCTATGGGAAAACGAGATAATTTATACGACCTTGAAGATATGATTGAGTTTGATCAAGCTTACTTTACTGTGGCAACAAAAGAATCCGACAGACAAAAGCTTAAAAGAGGCAGAGGCAGTCAAAAACAATCTAACGTAGCGGTAATGGCAGAGTCTGTACCTTTAGAAGATTTAAAGACTGGGAAACAATCCAAACAATGTCGTTATTTTAAAATGAAAGTTTTGGATACTCATAAAAAAGAAGAAGTCAACACGCTTATTGATAGTAATTTTGATGATACATGCATTGTTTTTAGCGACAAAAGCACGTCTTATGTAGACATAGGTGATTATGTGGAAGTACACATTACTGAAAAATCAAATAAAGAAACCACTATTACCACACTAAAATCGGTGCATATAGCCATAAGTAATGCAAAACGCACTCTGTTAGGTATTTACCATAAAATTAAAGGAAAATATTTGCAGAATTATCTTGACGAGTTCTGCTATAAACTCAACAGACACTATTTCGCTGAAAGACTATTTGATAGACTGGTAGTAGCTGTCACTCATCAATACTGGTATAAAAGTGGGTAA
- the hutH gene encoding histidine ammonia-lyase, giving the protein MESVHFIDAKPLDLKIIHRILHADTRLALSEATRQKIVVCRKYLDEKMNRISTPIYGINTGFGALYNIKIKGENLRKLQENLVMSHACGIGEEVPAQIVKLMLLLKIQSLSYGHSGVQLETVNRLIDFYNNNILPVVYTQGSLGASGDLSPLAHLSLPLIGKGEVIVDGMKMSGEKMLKKYGWKPIDLQSKEGLALLNGTQFMSAYGIYHLLRCHKLSYWADVIGTISLEAFDGRMEPFNAMIHAVRPHNGQIKTAKRIRKFLEGSELIAQEKQHVQDPYSFRCIPQVHGATKDTLRFVTDTFLTEINSVTDNPNIFTEEDVIVSGGNFHGQPLALALDYLAIAMAELGSISERRTYQLVSGHRHLPPFLVANPGLNSGFMILQYTAASIVSQNKQYATPASVDSIESSNGQEDHVSMGANAATKAKKVVNNIQTILAIELLVASQALSFGKAKSAPFIETVLNRFRQKVPIVKEDKVLHYDIIKSSKFIDTLLLSQDGIQE; this is encoded by the coding sequence ATGGAATCAGTTCATTTTATAGATGCCAAGCCTTTGGATTTAAAAATCATTCACCGGATATTACATGCGGATACCAGACTTGCATTATCTGAGGCTACCAGACAAAAAATAGTAGTATGCAGAAAATATCTGGATGAAAAAATGAATCGAATATCTACTCCGATTTATGGTATAAATACCGGATTCGGAGCCTTATATAATATAAAAATCAAAGGTGAAAATTTACGAAAACTCCAAGAAAATTTGGTAATGAGCCATGCTTGCGGTATTGGTGAAGAGGTGCCCGCTCAAATAGTAAAACTCATGTTGTTGTTAAAAATTCAATCTTTAAGTTATGGGCACTCGGGAGTACAATTAGAAACGGTCAACAGATTAATTGATTTTTATAACAACAACATATTACCTGTGGTTTATACACAAGGTTCTTTAGGTGCTTCGGGAGATTTATCTCCTCTGGCACATCTGTCTCTACCTTTGATAGGGAAAGGAGAAGTAATTGTTGACGGTATGAAGATGTCCGGAGAGAAAATGCTGAAGAAATATGGCTGGAAACCCATAGATTTACAATCAAAAGAGGGGTTAGCTTTACTAAACGGAACGCAATTTATGAGCGCTTATGGTATATATCATTTACTCCGGTGTCATAAACTTTCTTATTGGGCAGATGTTATAGGAACTATTTCTTTGGAAGCTTTTGACGGACGTATGGAGCCTTTTAATGCAATGATACATGCTGTCCGGCCACATAACGGGCAGATTAAAACTGCAAAAAGAATACGGAAATTTTTAGAGGGAAGCGAGTTAATTGCTCAGGAAAAACAGCATGTACAAGATCCGTATTCATTTCGTTGTATACCGCAAGTACACGGGGCCACAAAAGATACCCTCCGTTTTGTTACTGACACCTTTTTAACGGAAATTAATTCGGTAACGGATAATCCCAATATTTTTACCGAGGAAGATGTTATCGTTTCAGGAGGTAATTTTCACGGGCAACCTTTGGCATTAGCTCTGGATTATCTGGCCATTGCTATGGCTGAATTGGGAAGTATTTCCGAACGCAGAACCTATCAATTGGTATCCGGGCACAGGCATTTACCTCCTTTTTTAGTTGCCAATCCCGGGTTAAATTCGGGTTTTATGATCTTGCAATATACGGCAGCGAGCATCGTGAGTCAAAACAAGCAATACGCTACCCCGGCAAGTGTAGACTCCATAGAATCCAGTAACGGACAGGAAGACCACGTAAGTATGGGAGCAAATGCAGCCACCAAAGCAAAAAAAGTAGTGAATAATATACAAACCATTCTAGCGATTGAATTGTTGGTCGCTTCCCAGGCTTTGAGTTTTGGAAAAGCAAAAAGTGCGCCTTTTATAGAAACTGTATTAAACCGTTTTAGACAAAAAGTACCTATCGTAAAGGAAGATAAAGTATTACATTACGACATTATAAAATCCTCAAAATTTATTGACACTTTACTACTTTCTCAGGACGGTATTCAAGAATAG
- a CDS encoding transposase has translation MKTNEIIGIDVSKLLIDVCIYSKQIVQQFENSKSGFKLMLKWSFKNSSFSKEETMFVFEHTGMYSHLLSVSLTEQKLSFFIASGLEIKRSIGIARGKDDQIDAKRIALYGYRLKEELKPSKLPKRSILQLKSLLSLRTKLNKQRAGFKVTLKEQKRIYKAKEYKIIFDVQQKMIAELTKQIHKINTQMQAIIDQNIMLKETYKLVTSVKGIGMQTAIMMIVFTDNFSKFENWRKFASYCGVAPFPYQSGTSIKGRTKVSHLANKKLKAIINMCAISAIQHNPEMKLYYHKRIKQGKSKMSTVNIIRNKLIARVFAVVKRQTPYVDTFKFAA, from the coding sequence ATGAAAACAAATGAAATTATCGGAATCGATGTCAGTAAATTATTAATTGATGTTTGTATCTATTCTAAACAAATTGTTCAACAGTTTGAGAACAGTAAATCTGGATTTAAATTAATGCTAAAGTGGAGTTTTAAAAATTCGTCTTTCTCTAAAGAAGAAACCATGTTTGTATTTGAACATACAGGAATGTACTCTCATTTATTATCTGTGTCTTTAACTGAACAAAAATTATCTTTTTTCATAGCTTCTGGTTTAGAAATTAAAAGATCTATTGGTATTGCTCGTGGAAAGGATGACCAAATTGATGCCAAACGCATTGCTCTATATGGGTATCGATTAAAAGAAGAACTTAAACCCAGTAAGCTACCTAAAAGAAGTATATTACAACTAAAAAGTCTCTTATCTTTAAGGACAAAACTTAACAAACAAAGAGCTGGTTTTAAAGTTACTTTGAAAGAACAAAAAAGAATTTATAAAGCAAAAGAGTATAAAATAATCTTTGACGTTCAACAAAAAATGATTGCAGAACTAACCAAACAAATACACAAGATTAATACTCAAATGCAAGCTATTATTGACCAAAATATAATGTTAAAAGAAACCTATAAACTTGTTACTAGTGTTAAAGGTATAGGAATGCAAACTGCTATAATGATGATTGTGTTTACTGACAATTTTTCAAAATTTGAAAACTGGAGAAAGTTTGCCTCTTATTGTGGTGTTGCTCCTTTTCCTTACCAATCTGGAACTAGTATTAAAGGACGTACAAAAGTCTCTCATTTGGCTAATAAAAAATTGAAAGCAATTATTAATATGTGCGCTATTTCTGCTATACAACATAACCCAGAAATGAAATTATACTATCATAAAAGAATAAAACAAGGCAAAAGTAAAATGAGTACCGTTAACATTATTAGAAACAAATTAATAGCAAGAGTGTTTGCCGTTGTCAAACGACAAACACCCTATGTAGATACTTTTAAATTTGCTGCATAA
- a CDS encoding IS1595 family transposase, which yields MNLLHFIEQFPDEFSCKSHMKLARSKEGVICKKCQSKKHYWLKSKWMWQCSYCGFRTTLRSGTMMENSNLPIRTWYLAMAFMTFSKKGISAAELQRQLNHTRYTTIWSLMHRIRSAMGKRDNLYDLEDMIEFDQDYFTVATKESDRQKLKRGRGSQKQSNVAVMAESVPLEDLKTGKQSKQCRYFKMKVLDTHKKEEVNTLIDSNFDDTCIVFSDKSTSYVDIGDYVEVHITEKSNKETTITTLKSVHIAISNAKRTLLGIYHKIKGKYLQNYLDEFCYKLNRHYFAERLFDRLVVAVTHQYWYKSG from the coding sequence ATGAATTTACTACATTTTATTGAACAATTTCCAGATGAGTTTTCCTGTAAATCACATATGAAGTTGGCTCGTTCAAAAGAAGGAGTCATTTGCAAAAAATGTCAATCAAAAAAGCACTATTGGTTAAAGTCTAAATGGATGTGGCAATGTTCTTATTGTGGTTTTAGAACTACTCTACGCAGCGGTACTATGATGGAGAACTCCAATTTACCTATTCGTACTTGGTATCTCGCTATGGCATTTATGACTTTTAGTAAAAAAGGTATTTCTGCTGCCGAATTACAACGTCAGCTCAACCATACACGTTATACCACTATATGGTCTCTTATGCACAGAATACGTTCGGCTATGGGAAAACGAGATAATTTATACGACCTTGAAGATATGATTGAGTTTGATCAAGATTACTTTACTGTGGCAACAAAAGAATCCGACAGACAAAAGCTTAAAAGAGGCAGAGGCAGTCAAAAACAATCTAACGTAGCGGTAATGGCAGAGTCTGTACCTTTAGAAGATTTAAAGACTGGGAAACAATCCAAACAATGTCGTTATTTTAAAATGAAAGTTTTGGATACTCATAAAAAAGAAGAAGTCAACACGCTTATTGATAGTAATTTTGATGATACATGCATTGTTTTTAGCGACAAAAGCACGTCTTATGTAGACATAGGTGATTATGTGGAAGTACACATTACTGAAAAATCAAATAAAGAAACCACTATTACCACACTAAAATCGGTGCATATAGCCATAAGTAATGCAAAACGCACTCTGTTAGGTATTTACCATAAAATTAAAGGAAAATATTTGCAGAATTATCTTGACGAGTTCTGCTATAAACTCAACAGACACTATTTCGCTGAAAGACTATTTGATAGACTGGTAGTAGCTGTCACTCATCAATACTGGTATAAAAGTGGGTAA
- a CDS encoding tetratricopeptide repeat protein, whose protein sequence is MAEEKLKSIPDFPPYKYLVDYNLSNIALNNSQYEKALAYYISVINSNTIQTNDRLKKIYHNVGVCYLHLKNYHASEKFLMKELEISQNEKDTSGVIYAKLDLGNLFYQQYQDDKAIFLFKEAYDLARLFHDIRLKQLASQNMAIVEKNRKHYKESVTYYTQYIR, encoded by the coding sequence ATGGCTGAGGAAAAATTAAAAAGTATCCCTGATTTTCCTCCTTATAAATATCTTGTTGACTATAATCTGAGTAATATTGCCCTGAATAATAGTCAATATGAAAAAGCATTGGCATATTATATTTCAGTAATTAATTCCAATACTATCCAAACTAATGACAGGTTAAAAAAGATATATCATAATGTTGGGGTATGTTATTTGCATTTAAAAAACTACCATGCATCTGAAAAATTTTTAATGAAAGAATTAGAAATTTCCCAAAACGAAAAAGATACTTCAGGCGTTATTTATGCAAAACTTGATCTGGGAAATTTATTTTATCAACAATATCAGGATGACAAAGCTATTTTTCTGTTCAAAGAAGCTTATGATCTAGCACGATTATTTCATGACATCAGGCTAAAACAGTTGGCTTCTCAAAATATGGCCATTGTTGAGAAAAACAGAAAACACTATAAAGAAAGTGTTACTTATTATACCCAGTACATAAGATAG
- a CDS encoding redoxin family protein: MKKISILITILLTIASCKPDHPKNYMTLAGKIENSKDSVIILKGYQLTKKIDIKANGTFKDSLIIKKKGNHLFFIGGIKRFVYLDNGYDLYLKGNANKYEEGFTYEGIGSDTNNFINAQYTFSRSFGEPTDFFGLEKDAYFKRMAIIERGIDSIENLFDNVDTTVLKQSKRLNAQFLRNMKDENIYKIQRQRYLELKAKKDKIAKGQPSPEFKNYLNYKGGKNSLSDYRGKYVYIDLWATWCKPCIAQFPVLKKLEKEYKNKNIVFISIATDDDKTAHSWEKAKKVWRDAVKKFELKGVQLFAGEKQFTINYLVGTIPRFMLIDPEGNIVDNDAPRPGDPALKKLLDELEI, translated from the coding sequence ATGAAAAAAATTAGTATCTTAATAACGATTCTGTTAACCATAGCTTCTTGTAAACCGGATCATCCTAAAAATTATATGACACTTGCTGGGAAAATTGAAAATAGTAAAGACTCTGTTATCATATTGAAAGGATATCAATTAACGAAAAAGATCGATATTAAAGCAAACGGCACCTTTAAAGATTCATTGATTATCAAGAAAAAAGGAAATCATTTGTTTTTTATAGGAGGTATAAAAAGGTTCGTTTATCTAGATAACGGTTATGACCTGTACTTGAAGGGAAATGCAAATAAATATGAAGAAGGATTCACATATGAAGGTATAGGGTCGGATACCAATAACTTTATCAATGCCCAGTATACTTTTTCAAGAAGTTTTGGAGAGCCTACTGATTTTTTTGGATTGGAAAAAGACGCATATTTTAAAAGAATGGCTATCATAGAAAGAGGAATCGATAGTATTGAAAATTTATTTGATAATGTTGATACCACCGTACTGAAGCAATCTAAAAGACTTAATGCTCAGTTCTTAAGAAATATGAAAGATGAGAACATATATAAAATACAACGTCAAAGATACCTGGAATTAAAAGCGAAGAAAGATAAAATTGCTAAAGGGCAACCTTCTCCGGAATTCAAAAATTACTTAAATTATAAAGGGGGTAAAAACAGCCTTTCGGATTATAGAGGAAAATATGTTTACATAGATCTCTGGGCTACCTGGTGTAAGCCTTGTATTGCGCAGTTTCCGGTGTTAAAAAAACTTGAAAAAGAATACAAAAACAAAAATATTGTTTTTATAAGTATCGCTACAGACGATGATAAAACAGCCCACTCATGGGAAAAAGCAAAAAAAGTATGGAGAGATGCAGTTAAAAAATTTGAGCTTAAAGGAGTGCAGTTATTTGCAGGAGAAAAACAGTTTACCATAAATTATCTTGTGGGAACAATCCCTCGATTTATGTTGATTGACCCCGAAGGCAATATAGTAGATAATGATGCTCCAAGGCCTGGTGATCCGGCATTAAAAAAATTGCTTGATGAATTGGAGATATAG
- a CDS encoding D-tyrosyl-tRNA(Tyr) deacylase, which yields MIAVIQRVSEASVTVHHQKIAAIGKGLLVLIGIEDLDNFEDIKWLSKKIVNLRVFNDKNSVMNTSLTEIGGELLVVSQFTLHASIRKGNRPGYVKAAKPDKAIPLYESFLNQLEKDLGKTVQKGQFGADMKVSLLNDGPVTIIIDTKNKK from the coding sequence ATGATAGCAGTTATTCAAAGAGTTTCCGAGGCAAGTGTAACAGTACATCACCAAAAGATTGCTGCTATTGGTAAAGGACTGTTAGTATTAATTGGTATTGAAGATTTAGACAATTTTGAAGATATTAAATGGCTTTCTAAAAAAATTGTCAATCTTAGGGTTTTTAACGATAAAAATTCAGTGATGAATACTTCTTTGACAGAGATAGGCGGCGAACTTTTAGTAGTAAGTCAATTTACCTTACATGCCTCAATAAGAAAGGGAAACAGGCCGGGTTATGTAAAAGCAGCTAAGCCGGATAAGGCAATTCCGTTGTATGAATCTTTTTTAAATCAACTGGAAAAAGATTTGGGAAAAACTGTTCAAAAAGGGCAGTTTGGAGCTGATATGAAAGTAAGTTTATTAAATGACGGTCCGGTTACAATTATTATAGATACGAAAAATAAAAAGTAA
- the rsgA gene encoding ribosome small subunit-dependent GTPase A, whose translation MIGVIYKSTGSWYWVKSGDGTFYQCRIKGKFRIKGIKSTNPVAVGDHVHFELEKKGDDEIGVIHHIVERTNFIIRKSVNLSKQTHIIAANIDLVFLLITVNHPPTFTIFIDRFLVTAEAYSVKVVLIFNKIDICEAAERAEILYLKEVYQTIGYTCIETSATENRNIGKIKELMSGKVSLFAGHSGVGKSTLINAIEPGLNLKTKKISDQHKQGQHTTTYAKMFDLNFDAKIIDTPGIKGFGLVAIEEEELGDYFPEFFSLKSRCKFNNCIHINEPDCAVKNALEQGEISWSRYKSYLQILEKEETHFRTDHWKS comes from the coding sequence GTGATTGGAGTAATCTATAAATCTACAGGAAGTTGGTATTGGGTAAAATCCGGTGACGGAACTTTTTACCAGTGTCGTATCAAAGGAAAATTTAGGATCAAAGGAATTAAAAGTACCAACCCTGTTGCCGTTGGAGATCACGTTCATTTTGAATTGGAAAAAAAAGGAGACGATGAGATTGGTGTGATTCATCATATTGTGGAACGAACTAATTTTATCATAAGAAAATCGGTCAATTTATCTAAACAAACACATATCATCGCAGCTAATATTGATCTTGTTTTTTTATTAATTACTGTAAATCACCCGCCTACGTTTACCATATTTATAGACCGTTTTTTAGTTACTGCCGAAGCATATTCCGTAAAAGTCGTATTGATATTTAATAAAATAGATATATGTGAAGCAGCAGAAAGAGCGGAAATTTTATATCTGAAAGAGGTATATCAAACCATTGGTTATACTTGCATAGAAACATCTGCAACGGAAAATAGAAACATCGGCAAAATAAAAGAACTTATGTCAGGTAAAGTAAGTCTGTTTGCCGGACATTCCGGTGTAGGTAAATCTACATTGATCAACGCTATTGAACCCGGTTTAAACTTAAAGACAAAAAAAATATCCGATCAGCACAAACAAGGACAACATACCACGACCTATGCGAAGATGTTCGATTTAAATTTTGATGCTAAAATTATAGATACTCCGGGAATAAAAGGGTTTGGTCTCGTAGCTATTGAGGAAGAAGAATTAGGCGATTATTTTCCTGAATTTTTTTCATTAAAAAGCCGGTGTAAGTTTAATAATTGCATCCATATTAATGAACCTGATTGTGCAGTGAAGAATGCCTTGGAGCAAGGAGAAATTTCATGGTCCAGGTATAAAAGTTATTTGCAAATATTAGAAAAAGAAGAAACGCATTTTAGAACTGATCATTGGAAGAGTTAA
- a CDS encoding family 16 glycosylhydrolase, with protein MYLMMKKITLFFILLISLSGYTQSLPIDFETPILWTDFDGGNVTTISNPQNNSDNNSANVGQMIKNAGHPWAGSYVTLSGAMDFNNNNTFSMKVYSIKANTKVLLKVENSGNPSINYEQQVTMTKVNAWETVVFNYSLINTSNTYDRIVIIFDNGTVGNGSANFTFYFDDIILYNIAPSCPSGTIGVTPSSFTYELVWADEFSDNGAPCVANWGYDLGGGGWGNGEVQTYTNNSNNVIVEGGLLKIKAKKNGGSYTSARIKSQGKFKFKYGKADVRAKLPVAQGTWPAIWMLGSNFPTVGWPHSGEIDIMEQTGGNKNEILGTLHWYNTAGNSNANYGQTTSITNASSQFHIYSLEWTPDTVKIFLDGVQFFVLNNNEDLPFNADFFMILNVAMGGTLGGAIDPAFTEDSMEIDYVRVYQRMEPSNGPAEAAPTPTENASNVISIFSDAYTDITGVDLNPDWNQTTTTTEVSIAGNNTLKYANLNYQGTDFAGNVQDVSGMTHLHFDYWTGNATSLRFFLVNASTGEAGEKFYDIVTERGIMIGSWVSLNIPLTHFTNQEFSLADVMQFKVDGNGTVFLDNMYFVNNPSLSTDEFTVSDVKILSNPTKRNWVIKTSHLEINSIAVFDLVGKKVLSLTPRSSDVTIDASHLKAGLYIAKIQTTNGIGSLKLIKE; from the coding sequence ATGTATCTAATGATGAAAAAAATAACACTGTTTTTTATACTCTTAATTTCTTTAAGCGGATATACACAATCTTTACCTATAGATTTTGAAACGCCAATACTATGGACTGATTTTGATGGCGGTAATGTTACGACTATTTCTAATCCGCAAAACAATTCGGATAATAATTCGGCAAATGTTGGCCAGATGATTAAAAATGCAGGTCATCCATGGGCAGGCAGTTACGTAACATTGAGCGGTGCAATGGATTTCAACAACAATAATACTTTCTCTATGAAAGTATATTCTATTAAAGCCAATACTAAGGTATTGTTAAAAGTGGAGAACTCCGGCAATCCTTCAATTAATTATGAACAGCAAGTAACCATGACCAAAGTGAATGCATGGGAAACAGTAGTATTTAATTATTCACTGATCAATACTTCTAATACTTATGACAGGATTGTTATTATCTTTGACAATGGTACAGTAGGAAATGGTTCAGCAAATTTTACTTTTTATTTTGATGATATTATACTATACAACATAGCACCCTCCTGCCCCTCCGGAACTATTGGAGTTACCCCGTCTTCGTTTACTTATGAGTTGGTATGGGCAGATGAGTTTTCCGATAACGGAGCACCCTGTGTAGCTAATTGGGGCTATGATCTTGGCGGTGGAGGCTGGGGAAACGGAGAAGTGCAAACATATACCAATAACTCGAATAATGTAATTGTAGAAGGAGGTCTTTTAAAAATAAAAGCAAAGAAAAACGGAGGCAGCTACACTTCGGCACGAATAAAATCTCAAGGAAAATTCAAATTCAAATATGGAAAAGCAGATGTAAGAGCAAAACTGCCTGTAGCTCAAGGAACATGGCCTGCCATATGGATGTTGGGTTCTAACTTTCCGACAGTTGGGTGGCCACATTCGGGAGAAATAGACATTATGGAGCAAACAGGAGGAAATAAAAATGAAATATTAGGCACGTTACATTGGTATAATACGGCTGGAAATAGTAATGCCAATTACGGACAAACAACCAGTATCACCAATGCCTCATCACAATTTCATATATACTCTCTGGAATGGACACCTGATACTGTGAAGATTTTTTTAGACGGAGTACAGTTCTTTGTACTTAATAACAATGAAGATTTACCTTTCAATGCTGATTTTTTCATGATTTTAAATGTAGCTATGGGAGGAACTTTAGGAGGGGCTATTGATCCTGCATTTACAGAAGACAGCATGGAAATCGATTATGTTCGTGTATACCAAAGAATGGAGCCCTCAAATGGTCCGGCTGAAGCAGCGCCAACACCTACGGAAAATGCTTCAAATGTAATTTCCATATTTAGCGATGCTTATACGGATATTACAGGGGTAGACCTAAATCCGGATTGGAATCAGACAACTACTACTACTGAAGTTAGTATTGCAGGAAACAATACGCTAAAATATGCCAACCTTAACTATCAGGGTACGGATTTTGCGGGAAATGTACAGGATGTTTCCGGAATGACGCATCTGCATTTTGATTATTGGACAGGAAATGCCACATCGCTGAGATTTTTTCTAGTGAATGCGTCTACAGGCGAAGCGGGGGAAAAATTTTATGATATAGTTACAGAAAGAGGTATCATGATAGGGAGTTGGGTGAGTTTAAATATCCCTTTAACTCATTTTACCAATCAGGAGTTCTCATTAGCAGATGTAATGCAATTTAAAGTTGATGGTAACGGAACTGTTTTCCTGGACAATATGTATTTTGTGAATAATCCATCTTTAAGTACTGATGAATTTACTGTTTCTGATGTGAAAATACTCTCTAATCCTACTAAAAGAAATTGGGTTATAAAAACCAGTCATCTGGAAATCAATTCTATAGCTGTTTTTGATTTGGTTGGTAAAAAAGTACTATCTCTTACTCCTCGCTCATCTGATGTTACTATTGATGCGAGTCATTTAAAGGCGGGCTTGTACATTGCCAAAATACAAACAACAAATGGAATTGGAAGCTTAAAACTGATAAAAGAATAG